A region from the Mycolicibacterium phlei genome encodes:
- a CDS encoding histidine phosphatase family protein produces the protein MQFLLIRHALPLRSEPGQGSDPDLSEEGWQQAKRLPDALARFPIKRLISSPQKRAFQTAEPVADALGLPIEIDERLAEYDRGKSHYTPVEELTGEDIERLANGELPRGIDRDEFLARVDAAIDDIKASADRTDTVAVFSHGGVINATLHRVMKTEKLICAQIDYTGITRILWSSSREQFYVAGVNSVEHVWDLLPRNRQW, from the coding sequence GTGCAGTTCCTTCTCATCCGACACGCTCTGCCGTTGCGCAGCGAGCCCGGCCAGGGATCCGATCCGGATCTGTCCGAGGAGGGCTGGCAGCAGGCCAAACGGCTGCCTGATGCGCTGGCGCGGTTCCCGATCAAACGGCTGATCAGCAGCCCGCAGAAGCGTGCGTTCCAGACCGCCGAGCCGGTCGCCGACGCGCTGGGCCTGCCGATCGAGATCGACGAGCGGCTCGCCGAGTACGACCGCGGAAAGTCGCACTACACGCCGGTCGAGGAGCTCACCGGAGAGGACATCGAGCGCCTCGCCAACGGCGAGTTGCCGCGCGGCATCGACCGGGACGAGTTCCTGGCGCGGGTCGACGCCGCCATCGACGACATCAAGGCCTCGGCCGACCGCACCGACACCGTGGCGGTGTTCAGCCACGGTGGCGTGATCAACGCGACACTGCACCGCGTCATGAAGACCGAAAAGCTGATTTGCGCTCAGATCGACTACACCGGCATCACCCGAATCCTGTGGTCGTCGTCGCGCGAGCAGTTCTACGTGGCGGGGGTCAACAGCGTCGAGCACGTATGGGACCTGCTGCCGCGTAACCGGCAATGGTAG
- a CDS encoding tRNA adenosine deaminase-associated protein gives MGAQRAPAQQQSVDTPDGFGVAVVREDGKWRCAPMRRAALTSLAAAEKELCEIRSAGAVFGLLDIDDEFFVILRPAPAGTRLLLSDATAALDYDIAAEALEKLDAEIDEEELEDSDPFEEGDLGLLSDIGLPEAVLGVILDEDDLYADEQLGRIAREMGFADELAAVLEKLGR, from the coding sequence ATGGGAGCACAGCGTGCACCGGCGCAGCAGCAGTCCGTCGACACCCCCGACGGTTTCGGTGTTGCCGTGGTCCGCGAGGACGGCAAATGGCGGTGCGCACCGATGCGTCGGGCGGCGTTGACCAGCCTTGCCGCCGCCGAGAAAGAGCTATGTGAGATTCGCAGTGCCGGAGCGGTTTTCGGTCTGCTCGATATCGACGACGAGTTCTTCGTGATCCTGCGGCCCGCGCCGGCGGGTACCCGGCTGTTGTTGTCGGACGCCACCGCCGCGCTGGACTACGACATCGCCGCGGAGGCGCTGGAGAAGCTCGACGCCGAGATCGACGAGGAGGAGCTGGAGGACTCCGACCCGTTCGAGGAGGGCGATCTCGGCCTGCTGTCGGATATCGGGCTGCCGGAGGCGGTGCTCGGCGTGATCCTCGACGAGGACGACCTCTACGCCGACGAGCAGCTCGGCCGGATCGCCCGCGAGATGGGGTTCGCCGACGAGCTCGCCGCTGTCCTGGAGAAACTGGGGCGGTGA
- a CDS encoding phosphotransferase family protein → MTSTSLEGLDLTALDRHLRAEGIPRSGELRAELISGGQSNLTFLVFDDASKWVLRRPPLRGLTPSAHDMAREYRVMSALAGTAVPVPPAVTMRNDDSVLGAPFQMVEYVPGRVIRYTAQLEELGDKATIDACVDSLIKVLADLHAIDPESVGLGDFGKPTGYLERQVRRWGGQWEHVRHEDDPRDGDVARLRKALAERIPPQSRSAIVHGDYRIDNTMIDNDDPTRIVAVLDWEMSTLGDPVSDAALMCVYRHPLFNHVHNDAAWASPLIPSADELAQRYSVAAGHSLDHWDFYMALAYFKLAIIAAGIGFRGRVGGGVSDNAVKVDEAVAPLIAAGLAELKLG, encoded by the coding sequence GTGACTTCCACCTCGCTCGAAGGGCTCGACCTCACCGCGCTGGACCGGCATCTGCGTGCCGAGGGCATCCCGCGGTCCGGTGAGCTGCGCGCCGAGTTGATCTCCGGCGGCCAGTCGAACCTGACCTTCCTGGTGTTCGACGACGCCTCGAAGTGGGTGCTGCGCCGACCGCCGCTGCGCGGTCTGACGCCGTCGGCGCACGACATGGCGCGCGAGTACCGGGTGATGTCGGCGCTGGCCGGCACCGCGGTCCCGGTGCCGCCCGCGGTCACCATGCGCAACGACGACTCCGTGCTGGGCGCTCCGTTCCAGATGGTGGAGTACGTGCCGGGCCGGGTGATCCGCTACACCGCCCAGCTCGAGGAGCTCGGCGACAAGGCCACCATCGACGCCTGCGTCGACTCGCTGATCAAGGTGCTGGCGGATCTGCACGCCATCGACCCGGAGTCGGTCGGACTCGGTGACTTCGGCAAGCCCACCGGCTACCTGGAGCGGCAGGTGCGCCGCTGGGGCGGGCAGTGGGAGCACGTGCGCCACGAGGACGACCCGCGCGACGGCGACGTCGCGCGCCTGCGTAAAGCGCTGGCCGAACGCATTCCGCCGCAGAGCCGCAGCGCGATCGTGCACGGCGACTACCGCATCGACAACACGATGATCGACAACGACGACCCGACCAGGATCGTCGCGGTGCTGGACTGGGAGATGTCCACGCTGGGTGACCCGGTCAGCGACGCCGCGCTGATGTGCGTCTACCGGCACCCGCTGTTCAACCACGTGCACAACGACGCGGCCTGGGCGTCGCCGCTGATCCCGTCGGCCGACGAACTCGCCCAGCGGTATTCGGTGGCGGCCGGCCACTCGCTGGACCACTGGGACTTCTACATGGCGCTGGCGTACTTCAAGCTGGCGATCATCGCGGCGGGCATCGGCTTCCGTGGCCGGGTCGGTGGCGGGGTCTCCGACAACGCCGTCAAGGTCGACGAGGCCGTCGCGCCGCTGATCGCCGCCGGCCTGGCCGAACTCAAACTCGGCTGA
- a CDS encoding PP2C family protein-serine/threonine phosphatase, producing MLLVEDDRGDAVLVEELIADADPSVEVIWAATMREAQQQLQRARPDCVLLDLNLPDAEGIKALDQIAHRDATMPIVVLTGLNDEHFGISAVAAGAQDYLVKGRVEPETLRRALLYAVERKRAELTAVELHASELRARENARLERGLLPSPLLLDPPGVDIVAEYRPSRQHALLGGDFYDFVQTPDRTVHVMVGDVAGHGPDAAALGVALRIGWRALTFAGLRGNERMRQMERILSTERPGSSIFATVISIALHPDTLSFNVVSAGHPGMLLHGPGTVEWIEPRNGPALGLSGREWPLNLLDLPPGHGLVLLTDGLFEGRSGKGTERLGEDGLLEVARGYAHLPGAEFVNAVIDDVERRAQSVGGISDDIAVVRVQRTATA from the coding sequence GTGCTGCTCGTCGAGGACGACCGCGGTGACGCCGTACTCGTCGAGGAGCTGATCGCCGACGCCGATCCCAGCGTCGAGGTCATCTGGGCGGCGACCATGCGCGAGGCGCAGCAGCAGCTGCAGCGCGCCCGCCCGGACTGCGTGCTGCTGGACCTGAACCTGCCCGACGCCGAGGGCATCAAGGCGCTCGATCAGATCGCCCACCGCGACGCGACCATGCCGATCGTCGTGCTCACCGGCCTCAACGACGAGCACTTCGGCATCTCCGCCGTCGCCGCCGGCGCCCAGGACTACCTGGTCAAGGGCCGCGTCGAACCCGAGACGCTGCGCCGCGCGCTGCTGTACGCGGTGGAGCGCAAACGCGCCGAGCTCACCGCCGTCGAACTGCACGCCAGCGAGCTGCGCGCCCGGGAGAACGCCCGGCTGGAACGCGGCCTGCTGCCGTCGCCGCTGCTGCTGGACCCGCCGGGGGTCGACATCGTCGCCGAGTACCGGCCGTCGCGCCAGCACGCCCTACTCGGCGGCGACTTCTACGACTTCGTGCAGACCCCGGACCGCACCGTGCACGTCATGGTCGGCGACGTCGCCGGGCACGGTCCCGACGCGGCCGCGCTCGGGGTGGCGCTGCGCATCGGCTGGCGCGCGCTGACGTTCGCCGGGCTGCGCGGCAACGAGCGCATGCGGCAGATGGAGCGGATCCTGAGCACCGAGCGGCCCGGGTCCAGCATCTTCGCCACCGTGATCAGCATCGCGCTGCACCCCGACACGCTGAGCTTCAACGTGGTGTCCGCCGGGCATCCCGGCATGCTGCTGCACGGTCCCGGCACCGTCGAGTGGATCGAACCGCGGAACGGCCCCGCGCTGGGCCTGTCCGGCCGCGAATGGCCGCTCAACCTTCTGGACCTGCCGCCCGGGCACGGCCTGGTGCTGCTTACCGACGGGCTGTTCGAGGGCCGTTCCGGCAAGGGCACCGAACGGCTCGGCGAGGACGGACTGCTCGAGGTCGCGCGCGGCTACGCGCACCTGCCGGGGGCGGAGTTCGTCAACGCGGTCATCGACGACGTCGAACGCCGCGCCCAGTCGGTCGGCGGGATCAGCGACGACATCGCGGTGGTCCGGGTGCAACGAACGGCGACCGCATGA
- a CDS encoding prephenate dehydrogenase, translated as MCVIGLGLIGGSVMRAAAAAGREVFGYNRSVESVQAATADGFDATENLDDALRRASDERALIVLAVPVPALPLMLDHIRRTAPDCSLTDVTSVKGAVLQEVRSFGLLDRFVGGHPMAGTAHSGWEAGDAQLFVGAPWVVSVDDHVDPDVWVQVSLLALDCGAVVVPARSDEHDTAAATISHLPHLLAEALAATAGEVPLAFALAAGSFRDGTRVAATAPDLVRAMCEANADQLLPVLDQALERLHHARELLAGHQPLTDFVDQGHAARVRYDSFTRPDIVTTVVGAPGWREELAAAGRAGGVIRSALPVLGTRE; from the coding sequence ATCTGTGTGATCGGACTGGGGCTGATCGGCGGATCGGTGATGCGCGCCGCGGCCGCGGCCGGCCGCGAGGTCTTCGGCTACAACCGGTCCGTGGAATCCGTCCAGGCCGCCACGGCCGACGGGTTCGACGCCACCGAGAACCTCGACGACGCGCTGCGCCGCGCGTCCGACGAGCGCGCGCTGATCGTGCTGGCGGTGCCGGTCCCCGCGCTGCCCCTGATGCTCGACCACATCCGCCGGACCGCGCCGGACTGCTCGCTGACCGACGTGACCAGCGTCAAAGGTGCTGTGCTGCAGGAGGTCCGGTCGTTCGGGCTGCTGGACCGGTTCGTCGGCGGCCACCCGATGGCCGGGACCGCGCACAGCGGCTGGGAGGCCGGCGACGCGCAGCTGTTCGTCGGCGCACCCTGGGTGGTCAGCGTCGACGACCACGTCGACCCCGACGTCTGGGTCCAGGTCAGCCTGCTCGCGCTGGACTGCGGCGCCGTCGTCGTCCCCGCCCGCTCCGACGAACACGACACCGCCGCCGCCACCATCTCGCACCTGCCGCACCTGCTGGCCGAGGCGCTCGCCGCGACCGCCGGTGAGGTGCCGCTGGCGTTCGCGCTGGCCGCCGGGTCGTTCCGGGACGGCACCCGCGTCGCCGCCACCGCACCCGACCTGGTGCGCGCCATGTGCGAGGCCAACGCCGACCAGTTGCTGCCCGTGCTGGATCAGGCGCTCGAGCGGCTGCACCACGCCCGCGAGCTGCTGGCCGGGCACCAGCCGCTGACCGATTTCGTGGATCAGGGGCACGCCGCGCGGGTCCGCTACGACAGCTTCACCCGGCCCGACATCGTCACCACGGTCGTCGGCGCGCCCGGGTGGCGGGAGGAACTCGCCGCCGCCGGTCGGGCCGGCGGGGTGATCAGATCCGCTCTGCCAGTCCTGGGTACTCGAGAATGA
- a CDS encoding ABC transporter ATP-binding protein, which yields MIDFDHVSKRFPDGTVAVDDLTLEIPEGTLAVFVGPSGCGKTTSMRMINRMIEPTSGTLTVDGRDVTTVDPVKLRLGIGYVIQSAGLMPHLRVVDNVATVPVLRGESRRSARRAALEVMERVGLDPRLADRYPAQLSGGQQQRVGVARALAGDPPILLMDEPFSAVDPVVREELQTEILRLHAELRKTIVFVTHDIDEAVKLGEKVAVFGRGGVLQQYAEPAFLLSNPANEMVAGFVGADRGYRGLQFFHASGLPLHEIRTVDENAVDTLQLAPGEWRLVTKGAKPYAWINAEGVEVYRAGRSLYDSTIGGGSLFKPGGSLRTALDAALSSPSGLGVAVDEDGRLTGGVRADDVLAALAAQRRVPELG from the coding sequence GTGATCGACTTCGACCACGTCAGCAAGCGTTTCCCGGACGGCACCGTCGCTGTCGACGACCTCACCCTGGAGATCCCCGAGGGCACGCTCGCGGTGTTCGTCGGCCCGTCGGGCTGCGGCAAGACCACCTCGATGCGGATGATCAACCGGATGATCGAGCCCACCTCGGGCACGCTGACCGTCGACGGCCGCGACGTCACCACGGTCGACCCGGTCAAGCTGCGGCTGGGCATCGGCTACGTCATTCAGAGCGCCGGGCTGATGCCGCACCTGCGCGTCGTCGACAACGTCGCCACCGTGCCGGTGCTGCGCGGCGAATCCCGGCGCAGCGCACGCAGAGCCGCGCTGGAGGTGATGGAGCGGGTGGGCCTGGACCCCCGGCTCGCCGACCGTTACCCGGCCCAGCTGTCCGGTGGGCAGCAGCAGCGGGTCGGGGTGGCGCGGGCGCTGGCCGGCGACCCGCCGATCCTGCTGATGGACGAGCCGTTCAGCGCCGTGGACCCCGTGGTCCGCGAGGAGCTGCAGACCGAGATCCTGCGTCTGCACGCCGAACTGCGCAAGACCATCGTCTTTGTCACCCATGACATCGACGAGGCGGTGAAGCTCGGCGAGAAGGTCGCGGTGTTCGGCCGCGGCGGGGTGCTGCAGCAGTACGCCGAACCGGCGTTCCTGCTGTCCAACCCGGCCAACGAGATGGTGGCGGGATTCGTCGGCGCCGACCGCGGCTACCGCGGGCTGCAGTTCTTCCACGCCAGCGGCCTGCCGCTGCACGAGATCCGCACCGTCGACGAAAACGCGGTCGACACACTGCAACTCGCGCCCGGCGAGTGGCGGCTGGTGACCAAGGGCGCCAAACCGTACGCGTGGATCAACGCCGAGGGGGTCGAGGTCTACCGTGCGGGCCGTTCGCTGTACGACAGCACGATCGGCGGCGGCTCGCTGTTCAAACCGGGCGGCAGCCTGCGCACCGCGCTGGACGCGGCGCTGTCGTCGCCCAGCGGCCTGGGCGTCGCGGTCGACGAGGACGGCAGGCTGACCGGCGGGGTACGCGCCGACGACGTGCTCGCCGCGCTGGCAGCCCAGCGTCGCGTGCCGGAGCTGGGCTAG
- a CDS encoding nucleoside deaminase, producing MSLSDDEALIRSALAAARLAGPDDVPIGAVVVAADGTELARAANAREALGDPTAHAEILAIREAATELGDGWRLEGATLAVTVEPCTMCAGALVMARIARVVFGAWEPKTGAVGSLWDVVRDRRLTHRPEVRGGVLADECAAPLEEFFARHRAVDG from the coding sequence GTGAGCCTTTCCGACGACGAGGCGCTGATCCGGTCGGCGCTGGCGGCGGCCCGCTTGGCGGGGCCTGACGATGTACCGATCGGTGCGGTCGTCGTCGCCGCCGACGGCACCGAACTGGCCCGCGCCGCCAACGCCCGCGAGGCGCTGGGCGATCCCACCGCGCACGCCGAGATCCTGGCGATCCGCGAGGCCGCCACCGAGCTGGGCGACGGCTGGCGCCTGGAGGGCGCCACACTGGCCGTCACCGTCGAACCGTGCACGATGTGCGCGGGTGCGCTGGTGATGGCCCGGATCGCGCGCGTGGTGTTCGGCGCGTGGGAGCCCAAGACCGGTGCCGTCGGCTCGCTGTGGGACGTGGTGCGCGACCGGCGGCTCACCCACCGGCCCGAGGTGCGCGGCGGGGTGCTGGCCGACGAGTGCGCAGCACCGCTGGAGGAGTTCTTCGCCCGCCACCGCGCCGTCGACGGGTAG
- a CDS encoding ABC transporter permease gives MRYLVTHLDTLWALTVIHLRLSLIPIVLGLLIAVPLGALVQRRPTLRRLTTVTASIVFTIPSLALFVVLPLLIPTRILDEANVIVALTLYTVALLVRAVPEALDAVSSTVLDAATAVGYRPLTRMLKVELPLAVPVLIASLRVVAVTNISMVSVGSVIGIGGLGTWFTEGYQANKSDQIVAGIIAIFVLAIIIDTLIMFAGRALTPWARTPKAKAVTG, from the coding sequence ATGCGCTACCTGGTCACCCACCTCGACACGCTGTGGGCGCTGACCGTGATCCACCTGCGGCTGTCGCTGATCCCGATCGTGCTGGGGTTGCTCATCGCGGTGCCGCTGGGCGCCCTGGTGCAGCGGCGGCCCACCCTGCGCCGGCTCACCACGGTCACCGCCAGCATCGTGTTCACGATCCCGTCGCTGGCGCTGTTCGTGGTGCTGCCGCTGCTGATCCCGACCCGCATCCTCGACGAGGCCAACGTCATCGTCGCGCTCACCCTCTACACCGTCGCGCTGCTGGTGCGCGCGGTGCCCGAGGCGCTGGACGCGGTGTCGTCGACGGTGCTCGACGCCGCCACCGCCGTCGGCTACCGCCCGCTCACCCGGATGCTGAAAGTTGAACTGCCGCTGGCGGTTCCGGTGCTGATCGCGAGCCTGCGTGTGGTCGCGGTGACCAACATCTCGATGGTGTCGGTGGGCTCGGTGATCGGGATCGGCGGGCTGGGCACCTGGTTCACCGAGGGCTACCAGGCCAACAAGAGCGACCAGATCGTCGCCGGCATCATCGCGATCTTCGTGCTCGCGATCATCATCGACACCCTGATCATGTTCGCCGGCCGGGCGCTGACGCCGTGGGCGCGCACCCCGAAGGCCAAGGCGGTGACCGGATGA
- a CDS encoding ABC transporter substrate-binding protein, whose protein sequence is MTPPQARSRPGLAAVAAVLIALLLAGCGSSNPLGGGEVSGDLKTIAVGSADFTESKIIAEIYAQTLEANGFTVRRQFGIGSRETYIPAVQDHSIDLIPEYTGNLLQYFDPEATATTPDAVLLALLRALPGDLSILYPSPAEDKDTLAVTEATAQRWNLTTIADLAAHSAEVKIGAPSEFATRTTGLVGLKDKYGLDISPGNFVAISDGGGPATVQALESGAITAANIFSTSPAIEKNRLVVLEDPQNVFLAANVVPLVASQKMSTDLKSVLDAVSAKLTTEALIELNTSVEGNQGVDPDEAARKWVTDNGFDQPLGQK, encoded by the coding sequence ATGACGCCCCCACAGGCGAGGTCGCGGCCCGGCCTCGCCGCGGTAGCAGCGGTCCTGATCGCCCTTCTGCTCGCGGGATGCGGCAGCTCCAACCCGCTCGGCGGCGGCGAGGTCTCCGGTGATCTGAAGACCATCGCGGTCGGCTCGGCGGACTTCACCGAGTCCAAGATCATCGCCGAGATCTACGCCCAGACGCTGGAGGCCAACGGCTTCACCGTGCGCCGCCAGTTCGGTATCGGCAGCCGCGAGACCTACATCCCCGCCGTGCAGGACCACTCGATCGACCTGATCCCGGAGTACACCGGCAACCTGCTGCAGTACTTCGACCCGGAGGCGACGGCGACGACGCCCGACGCGGTGCTGCTCGCCCTACTGCGGGCGCTGCCGGGAGACCTGTCGATCCTGTACCCGTCGCCCGCTGAGGACAAGGACACCCTCGCGGTCACCGAGGCCACCGCACAGCGGTGGAACCTCACGACCATCGCCGATCTGGCCGCGCACTCCGCGGAGGTGAAAATCGGTGCGCCGTCGGAGTTCGCGACCCGCACCACCGGGCTGGTCGGCCTGAAGGACAAGTACGGTCTGGACATCTCGCCCGGCAACTTCGTCGCGATCAGCGACGGCGGCGGCCCGGCCACCGTGCAGGCGCTGGAGAGCGGTGCGATCACCGCGGCCAACATCTTCAGCACCTCACCGGCGATCGAGAAGAACCGGCTGGTGGTGCTCGAGGACCCGCAGAACGTGTTCCTGGCCGCCAACGTCGTCCCGCTGGTGGCCTCGCAGAAGATGTCGACCGACCTGAAGTCGGTGCTGGACGCGGTCAGCGCCAAGCTCACCACCGAGGCGCTGATCGAGCTGAACACCTCCGTCGAGGGCAACCAGGGCGTCGACCCCGACGAGGCGGCCCGAAAGTGGGTCACCGACAACGGATTCGATCAACCACTGGGGCAGAAGTGA
- a CDS encoding ABC transporter permease, protein MDFLQQALSYIFTAANWGGPAGLTTRILEHLQYTVVAVFFSALVAIPLGMLIGHTGRGTFLVVTGVNALRALPTLGVLLLGVLLWGLGLVPPTVALMLLGIPPLLAGTYAGVANVDPAVVDAARAMGMTERRVLLKVETPIAAPLILGGLRTATLQIVATATVAAYASLGGLGRYLIDGIKVRQFHLALVGALMVTLLALLLDALLAFAVWASVPGNGRLKRAGMPQPLLSDEIAVEARPRPTSQRAGPGGPGGRYERGDPSPTVEG, encoded by the coding sequence CTGGACTTCCTGCAGCAGGCGTTGTCGTACATCTTCACCGCGGCCAACTGGGGCGGCCCGGCCGGGCTGACCACCCGCATCCTCGAGCACCTGCAGTACACCGTTGTGGCCGTGTTCTTCTCGGCGCTGGTCGCGATCCCGCTCGGCATGCTGATCGGGCACACCGGCCGCGGCACGTTCCTCGTCGTCACCGGGGTCAACGCGCTGCGCGCCCTGCCCACCCTCGGTGTGCTGCTGCTCGGGGTGCTGCTGTGGGGGCTGGGCCTGGTGCCGCCGACGGTGGCGCTGATGCTGCTGGGCATCCCGCCGCTGCTGGCGGGCACCTACGCCGGCGTCGCCAACGTCGACCCCGCCGTCGTGGACGCCGCCCGCGCGATGGGCATGACCGAACGCCGCGTGCTGCTCAAGGTGGAGACGCCGATCGCGGCGCCGCTGATCCTCGGCGGGCTGCGCACCGCGACCCTGCAGATCGTGGCCACCGCCACCGTCGCCGCCTACGCCAGCCTGGGCGGGCTGGGCCGCTACCTGATCGACGGCATCAAGGTGCGTCAGTTTCACCTGGCGCTGGTCGGCGCGCTGATGGTGACGCTGCTGGCGTTGTTGCTGGACGCGTTGCTGGCGTTCGCGGTGTGGGCGTCGGTGCCCGGAAACGGCCGGCTCAAGCGGGCCGGGATGCCGCAGCCGCTGCTGAGTGACGAGATCGCCGTGGAGGCGCGACCGCGCCCGACATCACAGCGGGCGGGACCGGGTGGGCCGGGCGGCCGTTACGAACGCGGCGATCCTTCGCCTACGGTAGAGGGGTGA
- a CDS encoding putative glycolipid-binding domain-containing protein, which produces MSEAAGSSNTWPAILTWRAHDVPRMESVRVHLSGNRIKAYGRIVAAATATHPAFSASYDLVTDEAGATKRLSMTVTLAERERQLSIARDEENMWLVQQQNGETRRAAYDGALDVDVIFSPFFNALPIRRTGLYEHSDSISCPVVYVRLPDLTVETAVISYSSAPDGIKLHSPVAETTITVDADGFILEYPGLAERI; this is translated from the coding sequence GTGAGTGAAGCAGCTGGCTCCTCCAATACCTGGCCCGCGATCCTGACCTGGCGGGCGCACGACGTGCCGCGCATGGAGTCGGTGCGGGTGCATCTGTCGGGTAACCGCATCAAGGCGTACGGCCGGATCGTCGCGGCCGCCACCGCCACGCATCCGGCGTTCTCCGCGTCCTACGACCTGGTCACCGACGAGGCCGGTGCGACCAAGCGGCTGTCGATGACGGTCACGCTGGCCGAACGGGAACGCCAGCTGTCCATCGCCCGCGACGAAGAGAACATGTGGCTGGTGCAGCAGCAGAACGGCGAGACCCGGCGGGCCGCCTATGACGGTGCGCTCGACGTCGACGTGATCTTCAGCCCGTTCTTCAACGCCCTGCCGATCCGGCGCACCGGCCTGTACGAGCACAGCGACTCGATCAGCTGCCCGGTGGTCTACGTGCGGCTGCCGGACCTGACGGTGGAGACCGCGGTGATCAGCTACAGCAGCGCGCCCGACGGCATCAAGCTGCACTCGCCGGTCGCCGAGACCACGATCACCGTCGACGCCGACGGTTTCATTCTCGAGTACCCAGGACTGGCAGAGCGGATCTGA
- a CDS encoding LapA family protein: protein MSTDPHPGSQPGPLDPIPVPPNPPGDEHAGQPDVDKVRFTRAAALWAAVIAGFLVLVVLLIFIAQNTASTEFAFLGWRWNLPLGVAILGAAVGGGLITALAGMVRIIQLRRAAKKNYKAALG from the coding sequence ATGAGTACCGACCCGCACCCGGGGAGTCAGCCGGGCCCGCTGGATCCGATCCCCGTGCCGCCGAACCCACCGGGTGACGAGCACGCCGGTCAGCCGGACGTCGACAAGGTCCGCTTCACCCGGGCCGCGGCACTGTGGGCGGCGGTGATCGCCGGTTTCCTGGTGCTGGTGGTCCTGCTGATCTTCATCGCGCAGAACACCGCGTCGACGGAGTTCGCGTTCCTCGGCTGGCGCTGGAACCTGCCGCTGGGGGTGGCGATCCTGGGTGCCGCCGTGGGCGGCGGGCTGATCACCGCGCTGGCCGGGATGGTGCGGATCATTCAGCTGCGCCGCGCGGCCAAGAAGAACTACAAGGCCGCGCTGGGGTGA